In Stigmatopora nigra isolate UIUO_SnigA chromosome 2, RoL_Snig_1.1, whole genome shotgun sequence, a single window of DNA contains:
- the LOC144192775 gene encoding netrin-4-like, producing the protein MPLWTHLILFTLFGSSLLNDLNADDRCMRRACKPRMGNLAKGRVVTSQTECGTNSSEPFCIFNHASAVPRRRRPRKFCSTPPACGKCNASITGQAHPASAMSDSSFITWWQSATGVDEEMLSLDLETEFVFTEIVLVFRSPRPAAMVLERSQDRGRTWNTLKYYARDCVEAFGFSEESLAGTTCTSKYSGAFPCTGGELIYRAVQNWNSVDPLGPAAKEELVFTNLRVRLLRRQQCPCQAQQPGAALLPTDHYAISHLVIKGSCLCHGHADQCMPIEGLRQSQQQTVDMVHGKCVCRHNTAGDHCERCAPLYNQQPWRAATGIKGTPHQCQKCKCNGHAKSCHFHRGLWLASGRRNGGVCDDCRHNTVGRHCQNCKKGFFRDPSRPKTAKDSCKPCSCHGVGSVFTGGLSLCDPANGQCPCKPGVGGSHCDRCAVGHWGLHQYGCKPCDCPAQCDHYTGDCIDDSQVQATGQLKDSQEDSAHFRPEELFSALHHSEKCKCVEMTLSNPKLFCAAEYDYVLVGKVMSARDKGSHAEVEIKVKKLLYQKPHVKIQRGMITLHPELWTTRGCTCPILNPGSEYLVAGHKVWRNGRLVVNGKSHVSPWVSSLSRKIIHMVQRDCKQW; encoded by the exons ATGCCACTGTGGACTCATCTCATCCTTTTCACTCTTTTTGGATCATCTCTCCTCAACG ATCTAAATGCAGACGACCGCTGTATGAGGAGAGCCTGCAAACCACGCATGGGTAACCTGGCAAAGGGCAGAGTGGTGACCAGTCAAACAGAGTGTGGAACCAACTCATCAGAGCCATTTTGCATCTTTAACCATGCATCGGCAGTTCCTCGCCGTCGCCGGCCGAGAAAATTTTGCTCAACCCCACCTGCATGCGGCAAGTGCAACGCATCCATCACTGGTCAGGCACACCCTGCGTCGGCCATGAGCGACTCATCATTCATCACCTGGTGGCAGTCAGCCACGGGCGTGGACGAGGAGATGCTGAGTCTTGACCTGGAGACAGAATTCGTCTTCACGGAGATTGTCTTGGTGTTCCGCTCCCCACGACCTGCCGCCATGGTGCTGGAACGCTCTCAGGACCGTGGGCGCACGTGGAACACCCTCAAATATTACGCACGTGACTGCGTTGAGGCATTTGGATTTTCAGAGGAGTCGCTTGCCGGTACAACGTGCACGTCCAAATATTCGGGAGCGTTTCCTTGCACCGGAGGAGAG TTGATTTATCGGGCCGTGCAAAACTGGAACTCTGTGGACCCATTAGGCCCAGCAGCAAAGGAAGAACTTGTGTTCACCAACCTTCGGGTCCGGCTGTTGCGGCGCCAACAGTGTCCCTGCCAGGCCCAACAGCCAGGAGCAGCCCTGCTGCCCACCGACCATTATGCCATTTCCCACCTGGTTATTAAAGGCAGCTGCCTGTGCCACGGACATGCTGATCAATGCATGCCAATCGAGGGCCTCAGGCAGAGCCAGCAGCAGACTGTGGACATG GTTCATGGGAAGTGTGTATGCAGACACAACACAGCCGGTGACCACTGCGAGCGCTGTGCACCGCTATATAACCAACAACCCTGGCGGGCCGCCACTGGCATCAAGGGAACGCCACATCAGTGCCAAA AATGTAAATGTAATGGCCACGCCAAGAGCTGTCACTTTCACCGTGGACTGTGGTTAGCATCGGGTCGGCGGAATGGAGGCGTGTGTGATGACTGCCGTCACAACACGGTGGGCCGACACTGCCAGAACTGTAAAAAGGGTTTCTTCAGGGATCCCAGCCGTCCGAAAACAGCAAAGGACTCCTGCAAAC CCTGTTCATGCCACGGTGTTGGCTCTGTCTTCACGGGGGGCTTGTCTCTGTGTGACCCTGCCAATGGTCAGTGCCCATGTAAACCAGGTGTGGGTGGCAGCCATTGTGACCGCTGCGCAGTGGGACACTGGGGGCTTCATCAATATGGCTGCAAGCCATGTGACTGCCCAGCACAGTGTGACCATTACACCGGTGACTGCATTGACGA CTCACAGGTGCAAGCCACAGGGCAACTCAAGGACAGTCAAGAAGATTCTGCACACTTCAGGCCAGAGGAGCTTTTCTCTGCACTGCATCATTCTG AGAAATGCAAATGTGTCGAAATGACCCTAAGCAACCCCAAACTCTTTTGTGCAGCTGAATATGACTACG TATTGGTAGGAAAGGTGATGTCAGCTCGTGATAAAGGCTCACATGCTGAAGTGGAGATTAAGGTGAAGAAGCTTTTATACCAAAAGCCTCATGTGAAGATCCAAAGAGGAATGATCACACTTCATCCAGAACTCTGGACCACACGAGGATGTACTTGTCCCATTCTTAATCCAG GCTCTGAGTACCTGGTGGCAGGCCATAAAGTCTGGCGGAATGGCCGACTGGTTGTGAACGGTAAGAGTCACGTTTCACCGTGGGTGTCCAGTTTGAGTCGCAAGATCATCCACATGGTCCAGAGAGATTGCAAACAGTGGTAG
- the LOC144193362 gene encoding histidine ammonia-lyase-like: MPRFTVHIRDEWLCVSCRDSSSTIRWLGQEALKRYMKNKPDNGGIQTLKETRFVVRRCQGLGLLDADDTIDDVLEDNDFVELAIEGDTKCPDFIPCEPGVSNITAAYREAGDVICLDGNSLTSTDLVNLGRGLYKITLTPEAERKVVQSRELLDTIVKENKVVYGITTGFGKFARTVIPVSKLKELQENLIRSHSAGVGNPLSPERTRMLLALRINVLAKGHSGISLETLHAMIQAFNASCLSFVPEKGTVGASGDLAPLSHLALGLMGEGKMWSPKSGWADAKYVLEAHGLKPISLKPKEGLALINGTQMITSLGAEAVERAQAIARQADIIAALTLEVLKGTTKAFDSDIHALRPHPGQIEVAQRFRSLLDSDHHPSQIAESHRFCDRVQDAYTMRCCPQVHGIANDTIQFVLNIINTEINSATDNPMVFAERGETISGGNFHGEYPAKALDFLAIAVHELASISERRIERLCNPSLSELPAFLVNDGGLNSGFMIAHCTAAALVSENKVLCHPSSVDSLSTSAATEDHVSMGGWAARKALRVVEHVEQVLAIELLAACQGIEFLRPLRTTTPLEKVYDLVRSVVKPWIKDRFMSPDIEAVHRLLLDQKVWTVAKPYIEKYQTEYIPESRPVSPTAFSLESPPSPRKRCRHD; the protein is encoded by the exons ATGCCTCGGTTTACCGTCCACATCCGAGATGAATGGCTATGCGTTTCGTGCCGGGACAGCTCGTCCACCATCCGCTGGCTCGGCCAAGAAGCGCTCAAACGCTACATGAAGAATAAGCCGGACAATGGGGGCATCCAGACCCTTAAGGAGACCCGTTTTGTGGTGCGCAGGTGTCAAGGGCTCGGTTTGCTGGACGCAGACGACACCATTGATGATGTCCTGGAGGATAACGACTTTGTCGAACTAG CTATCGAAGGAGACACAAAGTGTCCTGACTTCATCCCATGTGAGCCTGGAGTTTCCAATAT AACAGCAGCATACAGGGAAGCTGGAGAT GTTATTTGTTTGGACGGCAACAGCCTGACATCAACAGACCTGGTCAACCTAGGCAGAGGCCTTTACAAGATAACA CTGACCCCAGAGGCCGAGAGAAAGGTTGTGCAATCCAGAGAGCTTTTGGACACCATCGTCAAGGAAAATAAAG TCGTTTACGGGATCACGACTGGTTTCGGCAAATTCGCCCGAACTGTCATTCCAGTCAGCAAACTCAA AGAACTGCAGGAAAACTTGATCCGCTCACATTCAGCAG GTGTGGGAAACCCACTGAGTCCAGAGAGGACCCGCATGCTACTGGCTCTTAGGATTAACGTTCTGGCCAAAGGGCACAGTGGCATTTCTTTGGAGACCCTTCATGCCATGATCCAGGCCTTCAACG CTTCCTGTCTTTCGTTCGTCCCCGAGAAGGGCACGGTTGGTGCTAGCggagacctggccccactctcacatttggccctcgggctgATGGGCGAGGGTAAAATGTGGTCACCTAAGAGTGGATGGGCCGACGCCAAATAC GTCCTGGAGGCCCACGGGCTGAAGCCAATTTCGCTGAAGCCCAAAGAG GGATTGGCTCTGATCAACGGCACCCAGATGATCACCTCGCTTGGGGCGGAGGCTGTGGAACGAGCTCAGGCCATTGCCCGCCAGGCGGATATCATTGCCGCGCTCACTCTGGAGGTTCTGAAAGGAACCACTAAGGCCTTTGACAGTG ACATCCACGCTTTGAGGCCCCACCCAGGACAAATAGAGGTGGCACAACGTTTCCGGTCTTTGCTGGATTCGGATCACCATCCATCCCAGATTGCAG AGAGTCACCGTTTTTGCGACAGAGTCCAGGATGCCTACACCATGCGTTGCTGTCCTCAG GTCCACGGCATTGCCAATGACACAATTCAATTTGTCCTGAACATCATCAACACAGAAATTAATAGTGCCACTGACAACCCT ATGGTGTTTGCTGAAAGAGGTGAGACTATTTCAGGGGGGAATTTTCACGGAGAGTACCCAGCAAAG GCATTAGACTTTTTAGCCATTGCTGTGCACGAACTGGCCTCGATCAGCGAGAGGAGGATCGAAAGGTTGTGCAACCCTTCTCTTAGTGAGCTTCCGGCTTTTTTGGTCAACGATGGGGGCCTCAACTCGGGCTTCATGATCGCTCACTGCACTGCTGCTGCGTTGG TTTCAGAGAATAAAGTTTTGTGCCATCCATCTTCTGTCGACTCCTTGTCCACCAGCGCTGCTACAGAGGACCACGTGTCCATGGGGGGCTGGGCTGCAAGGAAGGCCTTGAGAGTAGTAGAGCATGTGGAGCAAG TTCTAGCTATTGAGCTGTTGGCGGCCTGCCAGGGAATTGAGTTCCTCCGCCCGCTCCGTACCACCACACCATTGGAGAAGGTCTATGACCTGGTGCGCAGTGTAGTCAA GCCGTGGATTAAAGATAGATTCATGTCTCCGGACATCGAGGCGGTGCATCGTCTCCTGCTCGACCAGAAG GTCTGGACCGTGGCCAAACCCTACATTGAGAAATATCAGACTGAGTACATCCCTGAGTCTCGTCCAGTCTCCCCAACTGCCTTCTCTCTGGAGTCGCCTCCTTCACCAAGAAAACGCTGTCGCCATGACTGA
- the LOC144181325 gene encoding ETS domain-containing protein Elk-3-like — protein sequence MDSAITLWQFLLQLLLDQSHKHLICWTSTDGEFKLLKSEEVAKLWGLRKNKTNMNYDKLSRALRYYYDKNIIKKVIGQKFVYKFVSFPEILKMDPQMVEMGLASGRFPPQEGEVSELDVDEEEMEEGDEEAEEAQRRTRAAVLGAQQSRNDYLRSGLYSSFSIASLQNQPELLRVLREEPRSVIRFGANDVKVEAYASHGTPKRPPRYPIQQAGRNGFHDNGDEDKDQEGDFLEQSAQPLNLSSGHRQRALHSRPENRMVGGGGGGGRSSSSSSSSSSCSRGDGIPAKSKKPKALDISAPSLLLAGSDIGSIALNSPALPSGSLTPAFFTAQTPSGLLLAHSPLLSGIHFWSSLSPVAPLSPARRQGHGSLFQFPSLINGHMPIPLPSLEGTPSSSSSPSATHKS from the exons ATGGACAGCGCTATCACTCTGTGGCAGTTCCTGCTGCAACTGCTGCTGGACCAGAGCCACAAGCACTTGATCTGCTGGACGTCCACCGACGGAGAGTTCAAGTTGCTCAAATCGGAGGAGGTGGCCAAGCTGTGGGGGCTACGTAAGAACAAGACCAACATGAATTACGACAAACTCAGCCGGGCCCTGCGATACTACTACGATAAG AACATCATCAAGAAGGTGATCGGACAAAAGTTTGTCTACAAGTTTGTCTCCTTCCCCGAGATCCTCAAGATGGATCCGCAAATGGTGGAGATGGGCTTGGCATCCGGGAGGTTCCCCCCACAGGAGGGCGAGGTCTCCGAGCTGGATGTGGATGAGGAGGAGATGGAGGAAGGGGACGAAGAGGCCGAGGAGGCCCAGCGGAGGACGCGAGCGGCCGTGCTGGGGGCGCAGCAGAGCCGCAACGACTACCTCCGCTCGGGCCTGTACTCGTCTTTTAGCATCGCTTCGCTCCAGAACCAGCCCGAGCTGCTGCGGGTGCTGCGGGAGGAGCCGCGTTCCGTCATTCGCTTTGGCGCCAACGACGTCAAAGTCGAGGCCTACGCCTCACACGGGACGCCCAAACGGCCTCCCCGCTACCCCATCCAGCAGGCGGGCCGGAATGGTTTCCACGACAACGGAGATGAGGACAAGGACCAGGAGGGGGACTTCTTGGAACAGAGCGCCCAGCCCCTCAACTTGTCGTCCGGGCACAGGCAGCGAGCCTTGCACTCCCGTCCTGAGAACAGGAtggtcggcggcggcggaggcggcggcagaagctcctcctcttcctcctcaagtagtagttgtagtcgaGGAGACGGCATCCCAGCCAAAAGCAAAAAGCCCAAAGCTCTGGACATTTCTGCCCCCTCCCTCCTGCTGGCGGGGAGCGACATCGGCTCCATCGCACTCAACAGTCCGGCGCTGCCGTCCGGATCGCTGACTCCCGCTTTCTTCACAGCGCAG ACTCCCTCCGGTCTGCTGCTGGCTCACAGTCCGCTCTTGTCCGGCATTCACTTCTGGAGCAGCCTCAGTCCCGTGGCCCCTCTAAGCCCCGCCCGGCGGCAGGGCCACGGCTCCTTGTTCCAG TTCCCCAGCCTAATCAACGGACACATGCCGATCCCACTGCCAAGCCTGGAAGGAACaccttcctcatcctcctcacCCTCCGCTACACACAAATCTTGA
- the LOC144181331 gene encoding cyclin-dependent kinase 17-like: MEKMKRLKRRFSQTLRGSHTIDESLSELAEQMTIEENALKDHEPVMKNGRPPSARSVHSFLHQYTGSFKKPPLRRPQSVIGGGLGSLMTMPRNGSRLDIVHENLKMGSDGESDQASGTSSDEVQSPSGVCLRNRGNRRISAEDLNKRLSLPADIRIPDGYLEKLQFSSPPFDQPLSRRSRRASLSEIGFGKLETYVKLDKLGEGTYATVFKGRSKLTDNLVALKEIRLEHEEGAPCTAIREVSLLKDLKHANIVTLHDIVHTEKSLTLVFEYLDKDLKQYMDDCGNILSMQNVKIFLFQILRGLAYCHRRKVLHRDLKPQNLLINDRGELKLADFGLARAKSVPTKTYSNEVVTLWYRPPDVLLGSSEYSTQIDMWGVGCIFYEMAAGRPLFPGSTVDDELHLIFRLLGTPTEDNWPGISSMEEFKSHKFPKYKTQALINHAPRLDPDGVDLLMSFLKYESRKRLSADEATGQPYFGSLGPRVRTLPENISIFTLKEVQLQRDPGFRNSSYPESGNGKSRRQSMLF, encoded by the exons ATGGAAAAGATGAAGCGCTTAAAACGGCGGTTCTCACAGACACTGCGAGGCAGCCACACTATCGACGAGTCGCTTTCCGAGCTGGCTGAACAAATGACCATTGAGGAAAATGCTTTGAAGGATCATG AGCCAGTCATGAAAAATGGTCGCCCTCCGTCAGCCCGCAGTGTCCACTCCTTTCTGCACCAATACACGGGCTCCTTTAAGAAGCCGCCACTGCGGCGGCCCCAGAGCGTCATCGGTGGAGGCCTGGGCTCACTCATGACAATGCCTCGCAACGGTAGTCGCCTCG ATATTGTGCACGAGAACCTGAAAATGGGTTCTGATGGAGAGAGCGACCAAGCATCTGGCACATCTTCAGATGAGGTGCAATCACCCTCAGGTGTCTGCTTGAGAAACCGCGGCAACCGACGCATCTCTGCAGAG GACCTGAATAAGCGTCTGTCCCTGCCAGCCGATATCCGGATACCTGACGGCTATTTGGAGAAGTTGCAGTTTAGCAGCCCACCCTTTGATCAGCCGCTTAGTCGGCGGTCCCGTAGGGCATCACTG TCGGAGATTGGATTTGGAAAACTGGAGACCTACGTGAAATTAGACAAACTGGGAGAG GGCACCTATGCTACAGTCTTCAAGGGGAGAAGCAAGCTAACCGACAACTTGGTGGCTCTGAAGGAGATCAGGTTGGAGCATGAAGAGGGGGCGCCATGCACAGCCATTCGGGAGG taTCGCTATTAAAGGACTTAAAGCACGCCAACATTGTGACGCTCCACGATATCGTGCATACTGAAAAGTCCCTGACGCTGGTCTTTGAGTACCTG GACAAAGAccttaaacagtacatggatgaTTGTGGGAACATCCTGAGCATGCAAAATGTCAAG aTATTTCTCTTCCAAATCCTGCGCGGTTTAGCGTACTGTCACCGGCGGAAAGTTCTCCACCGAGATCTGAAACCCCAAAATTTACTCATCAACGACAGGGGGGAACTCAAACTGGCTGACTTTG GTCTCGCCAGAGCCAAGTCTGTGCCGACTAAAACATACTCTAATGAGGTGGTCACTTTGTGGTACCGACCCCCTGATGTCTTGCTGGGTTCTTCTGAGTACTCCACACAGATTGACATGTG GGGCGTGGGCTGCATCTTCTATGAGATGGCCGCAGGCAGGCCCCTGTTTCCCGGATCTACGGTGGACGACGAGTTGCACCTCATCTTCAGGCTTCTGG GCACCCCCACCGAGGACAACTGGCCTGGGATCTCTTCTATGGAGGAGTTCAAGTCCCACAAATTCCCAAAGTACAAAACCCAGGCGCTCATCAACCATGCACCCAG ACTGGACCCGGATGGCGTCGACCTGCTGATGTCCTTCCTCAAA TACGAGTCTAGAAAGAGACTGTCTGCAGATGAAGCCACGGGGCAGCCGTACTTTGGGAGCCTGGGGCCTCGCGTGCGCACACTGCCAGAGA ATATCTCCATATTCACGTTGAAGGAGGTCCAGCTGCAAAGAGACCCCGGTTTTAGGAACTCTTCATACCCAGAGTCAG gtaACGGGAAGAGCCGAAGACAAAGCATGCTGTTTTAG